TCTGCGGAATTGATTACAGCAATGAAAAAACATTATCCCGAGCTGAAAGATGAATCTAGCCTGGAATTAAGTGCCAAGGTACTTAAAAACGAAATGAAATGGCCACAATAAACACCATTAACTCTAATCGTTGCTAAATTAGCACGTCAGAAAAGATAATTGAGGAAGATACGATGGCAGCCACAAAGTTACATTACATTTTTGATCCACTCTGTGGCTGGTGCTATGGCGCGGCACCACTGGTAAAAGTCGCACAAGATATTCCTAAACTCATGTTGGTATTACATGGTGGCGGAATGATGTCTGGGGCTAATCGTCGCCAGATAGACAGCCAGTGGCGTGGATATGTAATGCCCCATGACCGACGTATTGCGCAGCTCACTGGGCAAATTTTTGGTGACGACTACTTTAATAAATTACTCAATGATACCTCAGTTATTATGGACTCCACGCCACCGATTGCCGCCATTCTGGCAATGGAAGAACTTGCGGGTCGCGGTGCAGCGATGCTTCATCGCATCCAACACGCTCATTATGTTGAAGGCCATCGTATTACAGATACCCGCGTATTAACTGAACTGGCGGTGGAACTTGGGCTGAATAGTGATGAATTTATTCATACCTACAATACTGCACTAATAACATCCAGCCAACATATTGCTGAAAGCCGCACATTACTGGCTAAAGTACATGGGCACGGCTTCCCAACCTTTGCGCTGGAAGACGAGCAGGGAAAAATAACGCCTTTACCTGCTAATGAATATTATGGAAATCCGTCTGGCTGGCACGAATTATTAACCACTATCGTGGCACATTAAAAACTCACAGCGACCTCCTCATTAATATGTTGAGGGGGCGTACTGTGACAGGTAAACAAAAACGCGCCACCGACTGGTTTAACTGAAATATTTGTTTCTGCAACACTTCAGAGGCTTGAGTGGATTGATCGACTAAATCAGCATTCAGTCGGGTGA
The sequence above is drawn from the Yersinia enterocolitica subsp. enterocolitica genome and encodes:
- a CDS encoding DsbA family protein, which codes for MAATKLHYIFDPLCGWCYGAAPLVKVAQDIPKLMLVLHGGGMMSGANRRQIDSQWRGYVMPHDRRIAQLTGQIFGDDYFNKLLNDTSVIMDSTPPIAAILAMEELAGRGAAMLHRIQHAHYVEGHRITDTRVLTELAVELGLNSDEFIHTYNTALITSSQHIAESRTLLAKVHGHGFPTFALEDEQGKITPLPANEYYGNPSGWHELLTTIVAH